One window of Lytechinus variegatus isolate NC3 chromosome 2, Lvar_3.0, whole genome shotgun sequence genomic DNA carries:
- the LOC121407857 gene encoding testis-specific serine/threonine-protein kinase 4-like, whose translation MASEKNSSKLDGKDKGQSVLESHGFTVHETVGHGSYAAVKCAYSNKHKCKVAIKVVSKRKAPEDYLVKFLPREIQVVKLLKHPNLICFLQSIETTSRVYLIMELADNGDLLDYIKANGACPEEQTGMWFHQLVDGMEYCHNLGVVHRDLKCENLLLNKNNMLKITDFGFARSKMKPSEPGRTILSETYCGSYAYAPPEILRGIPYCPMLGDIWSMGVILYTMLYGRLPYDDTNHKVLLNQVQRPPGFPNSKVVPGDCKDLICRILSPAKRRINMEEIQQNAWYIRVTPTAGKPKKSVITKQTGEGQNTAAQDKKD comes from the coding sequence ATGGCAAGTGAAAAGAACTCGAGCAAACTTGATGGCAAAGACAAAGGGCAGTCTGTTTTAGAGTCTCATGGCTTTACAGTTCACGAGACCGTCGGTCATGGATCATATGCCGCCGTAAAATGTGCATATTCCAATAAACACAAGTGCAAAGTAGCGATCAAGGTGGTGTCCAAACGAAAAGCTCCTGAAGACTATCTCGTCAAGTTCTTACCGCGAGAGATACAGGTTGTCAAGCTTTTGAAACATCCGAACTTGATATGCTTCCTGCAGTCAATCGAGACTACCAGTCGCGTCTATTTGATTATGGAGCTTGCGGATAATGGAGACTTGCTGGACTACATCAAGGCCAACGGTGCTTGCCCGGAGGAACAGACAGGAATGTGGTTTCACCAACTGGTTGATGGCATGGAATATTGTCACAACTTGGGCGTTGTCCATAGAGACCTGAAATGCGAGAACCTGCTGCTCAACAAAAACAATATGTTGAAGATCACGGATTTTGGTTTTGCCCGCAGCAAGATGAAGCCATCAGAACCTGGGAGAACCATTCTTAGCGAGACCTACTGTGGAAGTTACGCATACGCCCCTCCCGAGATCCTGAGAGGAATTCCTTACTGTCCGATGCTGGGAGATATCTGGAGCATGGGTGTCATCCTGTACACTATGTTGTACGGACGGCTACCATACGACGACACCAACCACAAGGTTCTCCTGAATCAGGTACAAAGACCTCCTGGATTCCCCAACAGCAAGGTCGTCCCGGGTGACTGCAAGGACCTCATCTGTAGAATCCTGTCCCCTGCAAAACGGCGGATCAACATGGAAGAGATTCAACAAAACGCCTGGTATATCAGGGTCACACCAACTGCTGGGAAACCTAAGAAATCAGTCATAACCAAGCAAACGGGGGAAGGTCAGAACACAGCTGCCCAAGATAAGAAAGACTAA